One window of the Prosthecodimorpha staleyi genome contains the following:
- a CDS encoding ABC transporter ATP-binding protein, translating to MLALTNVQVLYDRSIQAVRDVSLTVPQGKVVALLGSNGAGKSTILKAISGVLGQEDGEVIGGDIRFEGSSLLGAPPRAIIERGLLQVPEGRALFATLTVEENLIMGGYLRSPAETREGLERIYAMFPRVKERRKQIAGYLSGGEQQMVAIGRALMGRPRLLMLDEPSLGLAPQIVETIFETVLALNRDTGLTVLLVEQNAQVALKAASYGYIIENGRIVLDGPAEKLAANDDVQEFYLGFAAGERKSMRDVKHYKRRKRWLS from the coding sequence ATGCTTGCGCTGACCAACGTCCAAGTCCTCTACGATCGCTCGATACAGGCGGTGCGCGACGTGTCGCTGACCGTGCCGCAGGGCAAGGTGGTCGCCCTGCTCGGCTCCAACGGGGCCGGCAAGTCGACCATCCTGAAGGCGATTTCCGGCGTGCTCGGCCAGGAAGACGGCGAGGTCATCGGCGGTGACATCCGCTTCGAGGGCAGCAGCCTCCTCGGCGCCCCGCCGCGGGCGATTATCGAGCGTGGGCTGCTCCAGGTGCCGGAGGGGCGCGCGCTGTTCGCGACCCTGACGGTCGAGGAGAACCTGATCATGGGCGGCTACCTCCGCTCGCCGGCCGAAACGCGCGAGGGGCTGGAGCGGATCTATGCCATGTTCCCCCGCGTCAAGGAGCGGCGCAAGCAGATCGCCGGCTACCTGTCGGGCGGCGAACAGCAGATGGTCGCGATCGGGCGGGCCCTGATGGGGCGACCGCGGCTCCTGATGCTCGACGAGCCGTCGCTCGGCCTCGCGCCCCAGATCGTGGAGACGATCTTCGAGACCGTGTTGGCGCTGAACCGCGACACCGGGCTGACCGTGCTGCTGGTCGAGCAGAACGCCCAGGTGGCGCTGAAGGCGGCGAGCTACGGCTACATCATCGAGAACGGGCGCATCGTGCTGGACGGCCCGGCCGAGAAGCTGGCCGCCAATGACGATGTGCAGGAGTTCTATCTCGGCTTCGCGGCCGGCGAACGGAAGAGCATGCGCGACGTGAAGCACTACAAGCGTCGCAAGCGGTGGCTGTCATGA
- a CDS encoding AMP-dependent synthetase/ligase, whose amino-acid sequence MTEADLLTTRTMPQILAWRADQMPRALALREKVRGLWRQTTWRDYFERTRAFAIGLHALGFRAGDRLAIAADDCPEWFLADLAAQMLGGAGLGLYPTNPWPEMQYILRHSRARFVVCGDQEQTDKVLDARRLDGGLPDLERIVTIDQKGMRGYSEDGLTAFEAVLQLGRDRAAELGPAVDAALAAGRPDDTAIIVYTSGTTGHPKGAMLSHRNMLHSAGEVVRIHGLDAKSYSVLCYLPLCHVAERSFSTVMQLVTGCTVSFAESIDTVVVNLREVAPKGFLGVPRIWEKMQQSIFYRLKDATPLQQRVLARSLALGRDIALRRMANGGRFASLGDRLTYASLWIACFRGLQTFLGLDRVRAGFCGGATVSPEVLLFFWTIGVPVYQIYGMTESAGVCHTQRPGATTLGSSGTKIDGIDERIAADGEMQIRGPSVFKGYLFDEEATARAVRDGWLLTGDIVEIGPTGEMTVLDRKKDILITSGGKNITPSLIENALKDSPFIREAILLGDGRNFLAALIQIDLDTTGQWAQSRNIAYTTYPTLAAHEQVYDLIREEVNRVNERFARVENIRKFVILKKELDHDDGELTATMKVRRKAIEAKFGAEIEQIYGRAG is encoded by the coding sequence ATGACCGAGGCCGATCTCCTCACGACCCGGACCATGCCGCAGATCCTGGCTTGGCGCGCGGACCAGATGCCGCGCGCCCTGGCGCTGCGCGAGAAGGTGCGCGGGCTCTGGCGGCAGACCACTTGGCGGGACTATTTCGAGCGCACCCGGGCCTTCGCCATCGGCCTCCATGCGCTCGGCTTCCGGGCAGGCGACCGGCTCGCGATCGCGGCCGACGACTGCCCGGAATGGTTCCTGGCCGATCTGGCCGCCCAGATGCTCGGCGGCGCCGGGCTCGGCCTCTACCCGACCAATCCCTGGCCGGAGATGCAATATATCCTGCGTCACTCGCGCGCCCGCTTCGTCGTCTGCGGCGACCAGGAGCAGACCGACAAGGTGCTCGACGCCCGCCGTCTCGACGGCGGCCTGCCGGACCTGGAGCGGATCGTCACCATCGACCAGAAGGGCATGCGCGGATACTCCGAGGATGGGCTGACCGCCTTCGAGGCCGTCCTGCAGCTCGGTCGCGACCGCGCCGCCGAACTCGGGCCGGCCGTCGATGCCGCGCTCGCCGCCGGCCGACCGGACGACACCGCGATCATCGTCTATACCTCCGGCACGACCGGCCATCCGAAGGGCGCGATGCTCAGCCATCGCAATATGCTGCATTCGGCCGGCGAGGTGGTGCGCATCCACGGGCTGGATGCGAAGAGCTATTCGGTGTTGTGCTATCTGCCGCTCTGCCATGTCGCCGAACGCAGCTTCTCGACCGTCATGCAACTGGTCACCGGCTGCACGGTCAGCTTCGCGGAATCGATCGATACCGTCGTTGTCAACCTGCGCGAGGTGGCGCCGAAGGGTTTTCTCGGCGTGCCGCGCATCTGGGAGAAGATGCAGCAGAGCATCTTCTACAGGCTCAAGGACGCGACGCCCTTGCAGCAGCGCGTGCTGGCCAGGAGCCTCGCGCTCGGCCGCGATATCGCCTTGCGGCGTATGGCCAATGGCGGCCGCTTCGCCTCGCTCGGCGACCGGCTGACCTATGCGTCGCTGTGGATCGCCTGCTTCCGGGGCCTGCAGACCTTCCTCGGGCTCGACCGGGTCCGCGCCGGCTTCTGCGGCGGGGCGACGGTCTCGCCGGAGGTGCTGCTGTTCTTCTGGACCATCGGCGTGCCGGTCTATCAGATCTACGGCATGACGGAATCGGCCGGCGTCTGCCACACCCAGCGCCCCGGAGCGACCACGCTCGGCTCGTCGGGCACGAAGATCGACGGCATTGACGAGCGCATCGCCGCGGATGGCGAAATGCAGATCCGCGGCCCGAGCGTGTTCAAGGGCTATCTGTTCGACGAGGAGGCGACCGCGCGCGCCGTGCGCGACGGTTGGCTCCTGACCGGCGACATCGTCGAGATCGGTCCGACCGGCGAGATGACCGTGCTCGACCGCAAGAAGGACATCCTGATCACCTCCGGCGGCAAGAACATCACGCCGTCGCTGATCGAGAATGCCCTGAAGGATTCGCCCTTCATCCGTGAGGCGATCCTGCTCGGCGACGGCCGCAACTTCCTGGCCGCGCTGATCCAGATCGACCTCGACACCACCGGCCAGTGGGCGCAGTCGCGCAACATTGCCTACACGACCTATCCGACGCTCGCCGCCCACGAGCAGGTCTACGACCTGATCCGCGAAGAGGTGAACCGCGTCAACGAGCGTTTCGCCCGGGTCGAGAACATCCGCAAGTTCGTGATCCTGAAGAAGGAACTCGACCATGACGACGGCGAGCTGACCGCCACCATGAAGGTGCGTCGCAAGGCCATCGAGGCCAAGTTCGGGGCCGAGATCGAGCAGATCTACGGGAGGGCCGGCTGA
- a CDS encoding ABC transporter ATP-binding protein yields MSRILELEGVSKRFGGLTAVNEVSLSVEEGQIYSLIGPNGAGKTTLFNLISAVLAPTSGRIVFDGRDITRLPTHALARLGIARTFQNLAVFKHETVVNNLLVGLHTHLGADPISAAFFWGRARREELKARERVEEIIDFLEIEDLRDHVVGTLSYGQQKRVELGRALAIGPRLLLLDEMVSGMNQEEREDIARFILDLKEELGMTVFMVEHDMGIVMDISDHVCVVNHGRKIADGTPAEVAADPAVIEAYLGTKQAA; encoded by the coding sequence ATGAGCAGGATTCTCGAACTCGAAGGCGTCAGCAAACGCTTCGGCGGGCTGACCGCCGTCAACGAGGTCAGTCTCTCCGTCGAGGAGGGACAGATCTACAGCCTGATCGGTCCGAATGGGGCCGGCAAGACGACCCTGTTCAACCTGATCAGTGCCGTGCTGGCACCGACCTCCGGCCGGATCGTGTTCGACGGACGCGACATCACGCGCCTGCCGACCCATGCGCTGGCACGGCTCGGCATCGCCCGGACCTTCCAGAACCTGGCCGTTTTCAAGCACGAGACCGTGGTCAACAACCTGCTCGTCGGCCTGCACACCCATCTCGGCGCGGATCCGATCTCGGCCGCCTTCTTCTGGGGACGGGCGCGCCGGGAGGAGTTGAAGGCGCGCGAACGGGTCGAGGAGATCATCGACTTCCTGGAGATCGAGGACCTGCGCGACCATGTCGTCGGCACGCTCTCCTACGGCCAGCAGAAGCGGGTCGAACTCGGCCGGGCGCTGGCCATCGGGCCGCGGCTGCTTCTGCTCGACGAGATGGTCTCGGGCATGAACCAGGAGGAGCGCGAGGACATCGCCCGCTTCATCCTGGACCTCAAGGAGGAACTCGGAATGACCGTGTTCATGGTCGAACACGACATGGGCATCGTGATGGACATCTCCGACCACGTCTGCGTCGTCAATCACGGCCGCAAGATCGCCGATGGAACGCCGGCCGAGGTCGCCGCCGACCCGGCCGTGATCGAGGCCTATCTCGGGACGAAGCAGGCAGCATGA
- a CDS encoding branched-chain amino acid ABC transporter permease, with translation MDFLVLLIATGLVAGATYGLIAIGFALIYKATGVVNFAQGELVMLTAYIGYSLAGAFGLTFIPLLLVAVPISMAVGLVLERIFIRPMLGEPPFAIVMVTVGLAVILRGLIIVVWGSQPANFDAGIPTTVIRLGNVPFYPAQLIMIAALGLVVLAMWAFMRFSRYGIAMRAVAANETAALLTGVSVSRIHALAWVLSSGIAAIAGMLFAANFKLAPDLWFQGLKSFPAVILGGMDSIVGAAVGGIAIGLIESLSQGYIGEGMREIAGFIVIILVLMVRPYGLFGSRDIERV, from the coding sequence ATGGATTTCCTGGTTCTCCTGATCGCCACCGGCCTCGTCGCCGGCGCCACCTACGGGCTGATCGCGATCGGCTTCGCGCTGATCTACAAGGCGACCGGCGTGGTCAATTTCGCCCAGGGCGAGCTGGTCATGCTGACCGCCTATATCGGCTACTCGCTCGCCGGCGCCTTCGGGCTCACCTTCATTCCGCTGCTCTTGGTCGCGGTGCCGATCTCGATGGCGGTCGGCCTGGTTCTGGAACGCATCTTCATTCGCCCTATGCTCGGCGAGCCGCCCTTCGCCATCGTCATGGTCACGGTCGGACTGGCCGTCATACTGCGCGGCCTGATCATCGTGGTCTGGGGCTCCCAGCCGGCCAATTTCGATGCCGGCATCCCGACCACGGTGATCCGTCTCGGCAACGTGCCCTTCTATCCGGCGCAGCTGATCATGATCGCCGCGCTCGGACTGGTGGTTCTCGCCATGTGGGCCTTCATGCGCTTCAGCCGCTACGGCATCGCCATGCGGGCGGTCGCCGCCAACGAGACGGCGGCGCTTTTGACCGGGGTCAGCGTCAGCCGCATCCACGCGCTCGCCTGGGTGCTCTCCTCCGGCATCGCCGCGATCGCCGGCATGCTGTTCGCGGCCAACTTCAAGCTGGCGCCGGACCTCTGGTTCCAGGGCCTGAAATCCTTCCCGGCCGTGATCCTCGGCGGCATGGATTCGATCGTCGGCGCGGCGGTCGGCGGCATCGCGATCGGTCTGATAGAGAGCCTGTCGCAGGGCTATATCGGCGAGGGCATGCGCGAGATCGCCGGCTTCATCGTCATCATCCTGGTCCTGATGGTGCGTCCCTACGGGCTGTTCGGCAGCCGTGATATCGAGCGGGTGTGA